A single genomic interval of Musa acuminata AAA Group cultivar baxijiao chromosome BXJ3-4, Cavendish_Baxijiao_AAA, whole genome shotgun sequence harbors:
- the LOC103980439 gene encoding histone-lysine N-methyltransferase ASHR2 produces MSSTSVEPLVKLAELPDRGRALVATRPIKPGEILLSDAPLILYPASASAAAAACSRCFRSLSSPSSAPIRCPSHCSASPAASSFCSARCLASHSPNLCLALSRLPASLASELLSPALFLLGAYDLAVASPSDFLRLLSVHGTAAADVDAPALHSLLSSVLPSPPSGFSLELTATLLAKDKANAFGLMEPFDGGDRRVRAYGIYPNASFFNHDCLPNACRFDYVDHGGERNSDIVVRAIHDIPEGREVCLSYFPVNWGYAERQRRLLEDYGFRCECDRCVVEKDWSDDDDVNDERGEEEEGMEEDEGDEAMENMEEADDEDGKFPHAYFFVRYVCDRDNCGGTLAPLPPSPEGVLSNLMECNVCGWLKTEDNTDQDGGEGSSGLMLD; encoded by the coding sequence ATGTCTTCTACCTCCGTCGAACCGCTCGTGAAGCTGGCCGAGCTCCCTGACCGCGGGCGCGCTCTCGTCGCCACCCGCCCCATCAAGCCCGGCGAGATCCTTCTCTCCGACGCCCCTCTCATCCTCTACCCTGCCAGCGcctcggccgccgccgccgcctgctcCCGCTGCTTTCGATCCCTCTCTTCCCCCTCTTCAGCCCCCATCCGCTGCCCCTCCCACTGCTCGGCCTCCCCCGCCGCCTCCTCCTTCTGCTCCGCCCGCTGCCTCGCCTCCCACTCCCCGAATCTCTGCCTCGCCCTCTCCCGCCTCCCAGCTTCCCTCGCCTCCGAACTCCTCTCCCCGGCCCTCTTCCTCCTCGGTGCCTATGACCTAGCCGTCGCTTCCCCCTCCGACTTCCTTCGCCTCCTCTCCGTACATGGCACCGCTGCCGCGGACGTCGACGCCCCCGCCCTGCACTCCCTTCTCTCCTCTGTCCTCCCTTCGCCTCCTTCCGGGTTCTCTCTCGAACTCACTGCCACGCTCCTCGCCAAGGACAAAGCAAACGCCTTTGGGCTGATGGAGCCGTTCGACGGTGGGGATAGGAGGGTGAGGGCGTACGGTATCTACCCGAACGCCTCCTTTTTCAACCATGACTGCCTGCCGAACGCTTGCAGGTTTGATTACGTCGATCACGGCGGGGAGAGGAACTCTGACATCGTCGTGAGGGCGATCCATGACATTCCTGAGGGCAGAGAAGTGTGCTTGAGCTATTTCCCCGTGAATTGGGGTTATGCTGAGAGACAAAGGAGGCTCCTTGAGGATTATGGGTTCCGATGCGAGTGTGATAGATGTGTGGTGGAAAAGGATTGGTcggatgatgatgatgtcaacgatgaaagaggagaggaggaggaaggaatggaagaggatgaaggagatgaAGCAATGGAGAATATGGAGGAGGCAGATGATGAGGATGGGAAATTCCCTCATGCCTATTTCTTTGTGAGGTATGTTTGTGACAGAGACAACTGTGGAGGAACATTGGCTCCTTTGCCACCATCCCCTGAGGGTGTGCTTTCTAATCTTATGGAGTGCAATGTCTGCGGTTGGTTGAAGACCGAGGACAACACTGATCAAGATGGAGGCGAGGGTAGCAGTGGTTTGATGCTAGATTGA